From Fulvivirga lutea:
AATTGCTAACATACTCAAAATAAAAGCTTTGTGACACAAGAATGACAAGTGCCGCTAACAACCCCATTGCAATACCTGCGGAGTGTTTGAATCTTGATATGTTTGATGAGAGTTTCATTCTAAAACGGGGCAAATCTAACGATTATCTATAATAATGCAACATTATAGCTTTAATCGTGCATGTAAGAACCCGCTCAGTACCTCTAGTGCATTATTAAAATGTAAATTATTAGGAATAATTAAATCAGCTCCGCTTTTAAGCGGTTCTAAATAACGATCGTAAGTAGGCATTACATGATTCTCGAAGCGGTAAAGAACGTCATCCAGATCATAGCCACGTTCTGTGTTATCTCTTATAATCCTTCTTTTTAATCGGATATGATCTTTCGCATCAATAAAGATTTTTAAGTCTAGCAAATCACTCATTTCAGGAAAGTGCATCACAAATAAGCCTTCTACAATAACTATAGGAGCTGGCTTAAATTCCAATTGCTTTGGCGTAATTGCCGGATTATTGAATGTATACTCTTTTCTGGTGAAACCCTGTCCGCCTTTTATTTTCCTGATATCTTCGACAAAAGCTTTTGAATCTATGGAATCAGGTAAATCGAAATTCTGGATACCATTAACATCTAATGGTTGCTTATCCCTGTCAATGTAATAGTTGTCTTGTGAGATAAGACAAACATCTCCTGCCTCAAACTTATTAATCAATTGATTTAGAAAAAGCGTTTTACCCGATGCACTTCCTCCAGTAATGCCAATAACGTATGCTAAATCACCCAATGCTTTTGATTAAATGGTCTACTAATTTTCTCGTTGCAATACCTCTATGGCTGATCTTGTTTTTTTCTTCCAGAGACATCTCAGCAAAGGTACAATCAAATCCTTGAGGAATAAAGATAGGATCATAACCAAACCCTTGATTACCCAACCGTTGCTTTATGATTTCACCTTTTACTAAACCTTCAAATTGATGTTCTTGACCGCCAATTATTAAGGTAATTACTGTTCTGA
This genomic window contains:
- a CDS encoding uridine kinase family protein encodes the protein MGDLAYVIGITGGSASGKTLFLNQLINKFEAGDVCLISQDNYYIDRDKQPLDVNGIQNFDLPDSIDSKAFVEDIRKIKGGQGFTRKEYTFNNPAITPKQLEFKPAPIVIVEGLFVMHFPEMSDLLDLKIFIDAKDHIRLKRRIIRDNTERGYDLDDVLYRFENHVMPTYDRYLEPLKSGADLIIPNNLHFNNALEVLSGFLHARLKL